In the Numenius arquata chromosome 26, bNumArq3.hap1.1, whole genome shotgun sequence genome, TCGGGCTGGATGGCTCCAGAATTCGTCGAAGGCTGGTCGCTGGGTTTAAAACCAGCCTCCCGGCTGCCGGCCGAGGGCTTCCGAGAGGTGGTGTCGTACATGTGGGGCTGGGCGCTGTACTGCAccctgggcttggggggggctgGCTTGTGGTCACTCATTGTCCCAGTGTGCTGGTGGTGGACATCGGAATAGTAATGGTGTTGGCTCGGGCTTTGCTCGGGGTTGTCGTAAGCGCTGTCCTACagtcagaaggagaaaaaaaaatccttaagtgCATTTCCCTTAAAGCCGGGTGTTTAATCTGGCACTAGAAAGgcagggctgagggaaggggGTGGCGGGAGACGTGGTGACAGCTCTGAGGTGGGCATGCCtgggaggatggggtcaggcctGACGTTACCAGGGACCTGGGCAGCATTTTCTAGACTGTCACACACCGTGACGTCATAACACATCGTGTCCCCACGGGCTGGCACCCCCTGTCCTGCCAAACGGGCTGGTTTCTGTGAAAGGTCCCAGAGAGGGACACGGGACCCACGCTCCGGTCCCGGGCCGTTAAAGAGCAGATCCCTGGCAAGAGGGACGTGTCTGGAAGAAACAGGGTGAGCCACCAAGCACTCGTCAGCCacgaagaggggagatttggatccCATTTGGATATTCTGGAGAAGACACTTCTTTACAGGTAGCACTTTTGAGCTGTTCCCAAACCCCAAAGCCCCCAAATCTCCCCACCCCCCATCAGGGCTGCTCCAGGGACCAAACCTCCTGCTCAAACCCAGAGGACCCCGAGATGAACAGACCCCACCAAATACATCACTTCCTTAAATTTTTGGCTTAAATCCTTCCTCAGTAGAGGGTGACTGTGCCCAAACCAGGCACTTGCAGAGGAATATCCGAGTCTGCAAACTGCCCGGCGGGTTGGTCCCGCTGATTCCTGACACCTTTTGCTGCTTGAGAGAGAAGAACTGGGCGAGCAAGACCAGGTCTGACCCATTTCAAGACCTGCCCTGGGACATCTGCTATCTCCAGCACCTTTCTGGAATCTCAGCCGTGGATTTTGGGATGCGAACGGGAGATTTTGCTGGCAGTGCTCTGGATACCTGCTGCTTTGTTTCCACCTACACCAACTGTGCCCGGAGAAAGGGGCATTCCCAGGAGACAGAGACGGGCTCTGGGGAAAGCCCTACAACCTCGGAGCTCTGGGGGCAGCCGGGAAGAACTGCAGGACCATCGGTTGTACCTTTGAGTCCCACGCGGGAGGGTGGGGAGCAGCTCCGCTGCCGGTCCAGGATGGATGCGATTCGGAGACGAAGGGGCTCCCGTGGGCCGGGGCAGCGGGCCAGGCGTAACGGGGCTGCACCCCATAGACGGGGGGACCCCACGAGTCCTCCGGGGCTCTGGGCTGTGGCGGAGGCCCCTGCGGCGTCACCCCGGGATTGTCTCCGTACGGATACTGCGGGATGGGCATTCCTGGAGTCTGTAAGAAAAGGGGGGACGGGCATTACCCCCAGAGTCCCTCCAGGCAGCCCCGGGAACAACCTTGTTGCGCGATGCCTGCTTTCCCAGCCCACAAACTTGGAGTCTCCAGAGAATGGAGATGACCACCattttttataataaaagcaGGCAGGACAAGCTGCCGTTAGGACCCACGGATCCATCGGAGGAGGCACCTCAGGCTTTCCCTCTGCTGTGGCCCCATAAAACAACAACTTCTCCCCCGGGAAGCGCAAGCCCAGCAGCTGCACGGACACCGGGGCTGGAAATGGCTCTTACCTGCGGCGGGGAGTAGCCAGGAACCTGCTGCCTCCGGAGAGAGGACCCCTCGGTGGGGCCGTCCGGGGGGGTGTAGCTCCAggggggagcgggcgaggggGGCCGGTAGATGCCCGTGGACTCGGCAGGGTAGGGGGTGTGCAGGGGCCTGGAGCAGTAGTAGCCCCGTGTCTGCGGGAGACCGGCGTAATGCggggcagcaccggcagccggAGGGTACGGGGGGCTGTAGGCTCCGTTTGCGTAGGGAGAATCCATCgcctggagaaaagggaagagcagagggaaggggatggggcaCGGACACGGGGCAGGGGGCCTCCGCTCTGgcccagcacagcctggggaAAGAGCACTGGCCCTTCCTGCAGCGTTTAACTGGGGGGTTTCTTCCTCCCCACGCTGATttatggctgccccatccctggaggggttcaaggccaggttggagggagcttggagcaacctagtctggtgggaggtgtccctgcccagggcaggggggttggaactcgatgatctttaaggtcccttccaactctaaccattctatgattctatgatttttcccaGTTTTAGGTGTTTCCTGTTCTAACGTGGCCTTCTACTGGCCACTGCCAATAAACGCTTTGGTCCCACCGCCCTCCCAGCTCactggggcagtgctgggggcggggggggtcatTATAAATTTGTCTGGAGAGTGGGAAGAGCAGATAAAAGCTTAACCGTGCTCCACTGGGCTGAGCTGTGCTCAGAAACACGCAGAGGATTCCTCACAAGCTGCTCTTGGGAGGTTCAACCCACGTCGATGCAGTCACCGACCGGCGGGTGAAAAGCGCTCCCGGAAAGTTGTGTTTCCTCTTTCGCTCTGCAGAGACAAACCACGCGAGCGGACGAGATCTACCAGTTGTGGGGCCCCGGGGAGCGGGGTGCtccgagcccccagccccaggttgtgcccccgccgcccccgtcgGGATTGACAACCCATCGTGCGAGAGCTCTGTGCGCCCAGAACGTTTGTGAGGATTCATCCGAACACGCTCCAGCAACCAATTCCTATCGAACCTGAGCTTCCCTCTAGCCCCCGCGGAGATAATGAAGCGTTGGGATTTCGGGATGACTCCCTGTAGCTTTGGGCAAAGCAGTTTTTTTGCCCATTAGCTGTTTGATGGAGGAGAGATTGTATCACCTGTGTGTCGGGACTTCTGAAAGAGCTGGATCAAACCTACTCATCCCATAGGATTAACAGGAGCCACGGTTGTGTCCGGCCTCTGTGGAGAGAGAAAAGCCTTTCCCCTCACACAGCATTTGCGCAGTGGCCCCTAAAAAAAGCTATTGCtgcaagaaaaccagcaaataaCGGAGCCGGGACGAGCAAGTATTGGGACACAGCGGGACTGGGGaaggtttttccccccctttgcCCGGCGCTGCCGGCTCCGTTGCGCCAGTGGGGTCTGTGGCACAAATGCCACCGGGGACGTGGCCCCACCTTTGGTGTGCCCTGCCTGGGAATAGGGGGACGCGGCAGGGGACGGAGCCTCCAGCCCCACAGTGGCTTCAGGGAACAGGCAGCTCCATCTGACGGTGCGGGGCCGGTTATCCCGGACCGGGACCCGGTGCAGGGCCGGTTATCCGGGACCCGGAGTCGGTAAAGGGCCGGTTATCCGGGACCCAGAGTCGGTAAAGGGCCGGTTATCCAGGACCGGGACCCGGTAGACCCAGTGAAGGGCTGGTTATCCTGGACCTGGACCCGGTAAAGGGCTGGTTATCCGGGACTGGAACCCAGACCCGGTGCAGGGCCGGTTATCCGGGGCCGGGAGCCCTCCTGGCCAGCGATGCCCATCTGGCACCAAACCCGCCGGGGACGGTGGCATTTCCCGGCTGAGCTCTCCGTTAATACACACGCCCTAGAAATGTCACCTTGAACTGGATGGGAAGGTAAAACTTTCCCGCGTTCACCGTTCTATGGGGTTTTTGAGCCAGTTTGAGCCACCGGCCCGAgcccgggggggaggggggcgcgcGGGTTTTTAATGCGAAGGGATGTTTTTGGAAACCGAGCTGAGAAAAATACGGAAACGGGACTTTCGGAGGCAAGAGCCGAGACTAAAGGTCCGGAGAGCGCGTCGCGGCTCGGTGCCGTCGTTCCCCGCCGTTCGGGCCGGGCGTGCGCTGGGGGTTGCGGGGCTGACCCGCACCGCCGGGCT is a window encoding:
- the BAG4 gene encoding BAG family molecular chaperone regulator 4; this encodes MEPRDRAAEPGPPWPPGSPRPPAAAQAMDSPYANGAYSPPYPPAAGAAPHYAGLPQTRGYYCSRPLHTPYPAESTGIYRPPSPAPPWSYTPPDGPTEGSSLRRQQVPGYSPPQTPGMPIPQYPYGDNPGVTPQGPPPQPRAPEDSWGPPVYGVQPRYAWPAAPAHGSPFVSESHPSWTGSGAAPHPPAWDSKDSAYDNPEQSPSQHHYYSDVHHQHTGTMSDHKPAPPKPRVQYSAQPHMYDTTSRKPSAGSREAGFKPSDQPSTNSGAIQPEIQRILQVMGEAEQLEQEVDEFVGKKTDKSYRLLEEMLTKLLLELDSIETGGQDSVRQARKESVHRIQAILEKLERKGL